acaaaatcacattgtatgatttttaagtaattaatttgcattttattgcatgacataagtatttgatacatcagaaaagcagaacttaatatttggtacagaaacctttgtttgcaattacagagatcatatgtttcctgtaggtcttgaccaggtttgcacacactgcagcagggattttggcccactcctccatacagaccttctccagattcttcaggtttcggggctgtcgctgggcaatacggactttcagctccctccaaagatgttctattgggttcaggtctggagactggctaggccactccaggaccttgagatgcttctttttacggagccactccttagttgccctggctgtgtgtttcgggtcgttgtcatgctggaagacccagccacgacccatcttcaatgctcttactgagggaaggaggttgttggccaagatctcgcgatacatggccccatccatcctcccctcaatacggtgcagtcgtcctgtcccctttgcagaaaagcatccccagagaatgatgtttccacctccatgattcacggttgggatggtgtcttgcggttgtactcatccttcttcttcctccaaacatggtgagtggagtttagaccaaaaagctctatttttgtcacatcagaccacatgaccttctcccattccacctctggatcatccagatggtcattggcaaacttcagacgggcctggacatgcgctggcttgaccagggggaccttgcgtgcgctgcaggattttaatccatgacggcgtagtgtgttactaatggttttctttgagactgtggtcccagctctcttcaggtcattgaccaggtcctgccgtgtagttctgggctgatccctcaccttcctcgtgatcattgatgccccacgaggtgagatcttgcatggagccccagaccgagggtgattgaccgtcatcttgaacttcttccattttctaataattgcgccaacagttgttgccttctcaccaagctgcttgcctattgtcctgtagcccatcccagccttgtgcaggtctacaattgtatccctgatgtccttacacagctctctggtcttggccattgtggagaggttggagtctgtttgattgagtgtgtggacaggtgtcttttatacaggtaacgagttcagacaggtgcagttaatacaggtaatgagtggagaacaggagggcttcttaaagaaaaactaacaggtctgtgagagccggaattcttactggttggtaggtgatcaaatacttatgtcatgcaataaaatgcaaattaattacttaaaaatcatacaatgtgtttttctggatttttgttttagattccgtctctcacagttgaagtgtacctatgataaaaattacagacctctacatgctttgtaagtaggaaaacctgcaaaatcggcagtgtatcaaatacttgttctccccactgtatgttatctaCCGGAGGTGTTTTAGCAAAGGTCAAGTCACAATAAAAAGCAATGACCAACAGTTTTTCCATCTTGTACTTGACACTAGTGAACAAGCAGTATGTAAGTCTCTTCCACCGTGGAGGCGGTAGAACTTGGGTTAATGAATGAGGGAGTTctataaaaaaatgtatcttaAAAACGGAATCTTATTAATGCCCCGGGTGAAGCGGGTTAGCGTTGATTACATTCGTTTGGCCTACATCGAAGTCAGCTCAAAAAAAAAAGTGACGAAGTagtggagtaatgagtaggattctgtgttttcacatacaaaaatgattgcttttgataaaaaggctttatctgccttcctaatgaaactagtttgaaaatgtgAACATATGCTGCCTTGatgacaacatgaccgagcggcgagattactgttcgatttgagaagggcgctcctccctcCTGCCCGCATTTAATAGCACTCCCTCAATGCTAACAATACCGCTCTCGGACCCCCAGGCAGTTTGACTGTCAGGGGCCAATAGTCTAATGGAGACACTGAGGACCCTCTCCTACAACCATGCCCTTCTCCTCCGCCTGGCCATGAAGCATCATGAGGGGCTGCTGTGGCTCCTGGGGAGTCGTATCCTCCGGCTGAGAGAGCGGGCCAGCCGGTCCATGGCACCCATGGTTCCCCCTAGCTCCTTCCTGGAGGTCAGGCCCTCGATGTTCCCGCTGTACCACATGACCCAGCCTCCCAGGGACATGAGCATCAGTAGAGCCCCAGAGTACACCAGCAGGTCCCCAAAGTCCTGTCCCTTAATTTCTAATGGGGCGAAGACCCCCACCAGCAGAGCAGACACACCTAGCAGGTCCATCAATATGGCAAACACCAGGG
The sequence above is a segment of the Coregonus clupeaformis isolate EN_2021a unplaced genomic scaffold, ASM2061545v1 scaf0125, whole genome shotgun sequence genome. Coding sequences within it:
- the LOC121556503 gene encoding transmembrane protein 238-like, with translation MAQHYDGLSHCKLALVFAILMDLLGVSALLVGVFAPLEIKGQDFGDLLVYSGALLMLMSLGGWVMWYSGNIEGLTSRKELGGTMGAMDRLARSLSRRIRLPRSHSSPS